A genomic stretch from Sulfurimonas sediminis includes:
- a CDS encoding YgaP family membrane protein, giving the protein MDYNKIRKFCRVFRIALGLALIIAGLITGIVWFYLGLIPLIAGLTNFCPLCIISKKCDLPQDSESK; this is encoded by the coding sequence ATGGATTATAACAAAATTAGAAAGTTTTGCAGGGTGTTTCGCATTGCACTTGGTCTTGCTCTCATTATTGCAGGCTTAATCACAGGCATAGTATGGTTCTATCTTGGACTTATTCCTCTCATTGCGGGCTTGACTAACTTCTGTCCACTTTGTATCATTTCAAAAAAATGTGATTTACCTCAAGATTCGGAGTCTAAATAA
- the purM gene encoding phosphoribosylformylglycinamidine cyclo-ligase: MSKISYKDAGVDIDAGNSFVENIKPLVKSTKVPGVLGGIGSFAGAFELPKGFKEPVMLAATDGVGTKLKLAIDSGIHNTVGIDLVAMCVNDLICNFGTPSFFLDYYATGKLDVNVATNVVAGIAEGCKRSECALIGGETAEMPGMYSEDDYDLAGFAVGIAEKSEMDRVSLVRAGHKLIALPSSGLHSNGFSLARKVLFEKMKLNFDDDFNGKPLIKTLLEPTNIYVKTFKALKNEIVAMAHITGGGIVENLPRVLPENLMAEVQRDAIKVLPIFELMSEHIARDEMFRAFNMGVGMILVVEEANVEKVLNTAQDSYLIGEIKEGKREAKLV; this comes from the coding sequence ATGAGTAAAATTTCATATAAAGATGCAGGTGTAGATATAGATGCAGGCAATAGTTTTGTAGAAAATATAAAACCTCTTGTAAAAAGTACAAAAGTGCCTGGTGTACTTGGTGGTATCGGCTCTTTTGCCGGTGCTTTTGAACTGCCAAAAGGTTTTAAAGAACCTGTAATGCTTGCTGCGACTGACGGTGTCGGCACAAAACTAAAACTGGCAATTGACAGCGGTATACACAATACTGTCGGTATTGATTTGGTTGCAATGTGTGTCAATGATCTCATCTGCAACTTTGGAACACCGAGTTTCTTTCTTGATTACTATGCCACGGGAAAACTTGACGTCAATGTTGCTACAAATGTCGTTGCAGGCATAGCAGAAGGATGTAAACGTAGTGAATGTGCCCTTATAGGCGGCGAAACAGCAGAAATGCCTGGAATGTACTCTGAAGATGATTATGATTTGGCAGGTTTTGCCGTAGGTATTGCCGAAAAATCTGAAATGGACAGAGTAAGCCTTGTTCGTGCTGGTCATAAACTTATAGCGTTGCCAAGCTCAGGTTTACACTCAAATGGTTTTTCACTTGCAAGAAAAGTGCTCTTTGAAAAAATGAAACTTAACTTTGATGACGACTTTAACGGCAAGCCGCTGATAAAAACTCTCTTAGAACCGACAAATATCTATGTAAAAACATTTAAAGCACTCAAAAATGAAATAGTAGCTATGGCACACATCACAGGCGGAGGCATCGTAGAAAATTTACCTCGTGTACTACCTGAAAATTTAATGGCAGAAGTACAACGCGATGCCATCAAAGTACTGCCGATATTTGAACTGATGAGTGAACATATAGCGAGAGATGAAATGTTTAGAGCATTCAACATGGGTGTAGGCATGATACTTGTCGTTGAAGAAGCAAATGTAGAAAAAGTACTCAATACTGCACAAGACTCCTACCTCATAGGAGAAATAAAAGAAGGCAAACGCGAAGCCAAGTTAGTATAG
- a CDS encoding OmpP1/FadL family transporter: protein MKKTIKLAVVAALALGATSAFATNGATLIGTGAKSRGMAGTSIGISHGAESALSNPALITSVKGTEISFGGTIFMPNVKNENNIGFGASSFDSDANLNVIPEVSLATKINDNFYVGIGMWGTGGMGVDYRDANSVLAGGTQMQMVTNLQLMQFGVPLAYTTNGFSVAVTPILQYGSLDINYEYPGSPNPLDPNAAGDTIGMGVAQDLKFGYNIGLAYTMSGFTFGAIYKSRIDMEYKGFDTVVSPFTATGYNNNKLSTPAEIGIGASYNMGEHTVAVDYKQIKWSDAKGYKDFEWDDQNVIALGYEYNTKGWAVRLGYNYASSPISEKTVVNPATDIPNSAGLQPGTVNTFNLLGFPGIVESHYAIGASYDISNKASVDVAYTYAPEVTNTYKNFAAQDITTKHSQDGVSVQLNYNF from the coding sequence ATGAAAAAAACAATTAAATTAGCAGTAGTAGCTGCATTAGCTTTAGGTGCAACTTCTGCATTTGCAACAAATGGTGCAACATTAATCGGTACGGGTGCAAAATCTCGTGGTATGGCAGGAACGAGTATTGGTATAAGTCATGGTGCAGAATCTGCTCTTTCTAATCCTGCTTTAATTACTTCTGTGAAAGGGACTGAGATTTCGTTTGGTGGTACAATTTTTATGCCAAATGTAAAAAATGAAAATAATATTGGTTTTGGTGCTTCATCATTTGACAGTGATGCTAATTTAAATGTAATTCCAGAGGTTTCTTTAGCAACTAAGATTAATGATAATTTTTATGTTGGTATTGGTATGTGGGGAACTGGAGGTATGGGTGTTGACTATCGTGATGCTAACTCTGTATTAGCCGGTGGCACTCAAATGCAAATGGTTACTAATCTTCAATTGATGCAGTTTGGTGTACCATTAGCATATACTACAAATGGTTTTAGTGTAGCTGTAACACCAATTTTACAATATGGTTCTTTGGACATTAATTATGAGTATCCAGGTAGTCCTAATCCTTTAGATCCAAATGCTGCGGGAGATACAATCGGAATGGGTGTTGCTCAAGATTTAAAATTTGGTTACAATATAGGCTTAGCTTATACTATGTCTGGTTTTACATTTGGTGCAATTTATAAATCTAGAATTGATATGGAATATAAGGGATTTGATACAGTTGTTAGCCCTTTCACTGCAACTGGATATAACAATAATAAGCTTTCTACGCCAGCTGAGATTGGTATTGGTGCAAGTTATAATATGGGTGAGCATACTGTAGCTGTTGATTATAAGCAAATTAAATGGTCTGATGCGAAAGGGTATAAAGATTTCGAATGGGATGATCAAAATGTAATTGCTTTAGGTTATGAGTATAATACAAAAGGTTGGGCAGTGCGTTTAGGTTATAATTATGCATCAAGTCCTATCAGTGAAAAAACCGTTGTGAATCCTGCAACTGATATTCCAAATAGTGCTGGGCTACAGCCAGGTACAGTAAATACATTTAATTTACTTGGCTTTCCAGGTATTGTTGAATCTCACTATGCAATTGGTGCTTCTTATGATATAAGTAATAAAGCATCAGTAGATGTAGCATATACATATGCACCTGAAGTAACAAATACTTATAAAAACTTTGCAGCTCAAGATATTACAACAAAACACTCTCAAGATGGTGTAAGTGTACAACTTAACTATAATTTCTAG